Proteins encoded by one window of Mercenaria mercenaria strain notata chromosome 4, MADL_Memer_1, whole genome shotgun sequence:
- the LOC123553361 gene encoding uncharacterized protein LOC123553361 has protein sequence MADSAKDSKSEKKGHENTKNKSSSSKGKAPLKKVADGGNNSVPDDFSTRKNLQESAILECLKSLHSSQTALVKRIDDIEKSFDYSEDYDFFDEGLDFRDSGNAPPAKRFRTESDHDSQTSACGSDLNSTSVSRFSSLVNKFKLTETTSSDVDSVLADNVFKLFRKGMSEEHFDKMTKDESSARPSNCEALSEVRLNKLIWDVVSSRARTNDKKLQNIEKSIVKAGVFLIKTMDRAAKFEKVLTENDMTDVDMTGLIEGCNDALALIGHANYQVNMARRDFLRHELRAEYTHLCSHSLPFTSELFGDDVSKTAKEIEDCNKMGNRMHQSQFVRGRYRGRGQFRGQFRGGRRPAYGYGRGQPRFGQSVEPKNLVRRGARK, from the coding sequence atGGCCGACTCGGCAAAAGACTCGAAATCCGAGAAAAAAGGACACGAAAATACTAAAAACAAATCTAGTTCCTCTAAgggtaaagcgcctttgaaaaaAGTAGCCGATGGTGGAAATAACAGTGTTCCCGATGATTTTTCAACTCGGAAAAATCTACAAGAAAGTGCAATTCTTGAATGTCTTAAATCTCTTCATTCTTCTCAGACTGCCTTGGTGAAACGTATTGATGATATCGAAAAATCTTTCGATTACAGTGAGGATTATGATTTTTTTGACGAAGGTTTAGACTTTCGTGACAGTGGTAATGCACCACCTGCTAAAAGATTTCGGACGGAGTCCGACCATGATTCACAGACATCAGCTTGTGGCAGTGATTTAAATAGCACATCAGTCAGCAGATTTTCTAGCCTAGTTAACAAATTCAAACTAACTGAAACAACCAGCTCGGATGTTGACTCTGTGTTGGCAgataatgtttttaaattgttcAGAAAAGGCATGAGTGaggaacattttgataaaatgacaaaagaCGAGAGCTCAGCTCGGCCTTCAAATTGTGAGGCACTTAGTGAAGTAAGACTGAATAAGTTAATTTGGGACGTAGTTTCAAGTAGAGCCCGAACAAACGACAAAAAActtcaaaacattgaaaaatcTATTGTAAAAGCTGGTGTTTTCCTCATCAAGACCATGGATAGAGCTGCAAAATTTGAGAAAGTTCTGACTGAAAATGATATGACTGATGTTGATATGACTGGCTTAATAGAAGGCTGCAATGATGCACTAGCTTTGATTGGCCATGCCAATTACCAAGTCAATATGGCACGAAGGGACTTTTTAAGACATGAACTTCGAGCAGAATATACCCACTTGTGCTCTCATTCGCTGCCCTTCACATCAGAGCTCTTTGGCGATGACGTTTCAAAGACTGCCAAAGAAATTGAAGATTGCAACAAAATGGGCAATAGAATGCACCAGAGTCAGTTTGTAAGAGGCAGATACAGAGGACGTGGCCAGTTTAGAGGCCAGTTTCGTGGTGGTCGTCGACCAGCCTATGGTTATGGTAGAGGTCAACCCAGATTTGGCCAATCAGTCGAGCCAAAAAACTTGGTTCGCAGAGGAGCAAGGAAATAA